Proteins co-encoded in one Saprospira grandis genomic window:
- a CDS encoding YfhO family protein, which produces MSSSLIPQKWLPHKTYIFLGLTTILLLLAFSAFLFGPNLFLFKDIGSDTLNVFYPQLHHVADYLQKEGLPTWSFQQGMGQNILPLSLGDPFQWPLYLLGPKQLAYGIAWMEALKLLLAAFFFFRFLGYRQLAPLAQMAGGLAFAFSGFLLIGAGWYVFSTQAVFMALCLWGFERLLAKQKGETFGLSVFFLALNMPVDLYIIGLFVGVYSVFRLLELGEKDKKAIIQLYLWLMIWGAAGLLMSSVLLISTIDQILNSPRVGGESAFFAQLMQEGFGSTQKAEALTILGRLFSPNFFFGAAYEQLPNGQNVLAYKGWNNYLEAPSLYIALPLLLLLPQALFFQKGKQRYLSLAALILLLLPLFIPFFRYSIWLYAGNYYRIYSLFVATGLLLLALKGLSKLLQGAKPNIWLLIFSLVFWAALLYVPFLSAKEVQVDQPLQNLLFIFLLGGALAIAALAVEKYRLQAFGFLALLFLAELIFSAKQVYSSDRQMISKEEWSKNIGYQDESIAALAKIEAQDSGFYRIEKMYSSSPAMHNGLNDAKVQNFKGSSSYHSFNQKNYIRFLAKTAVIDPQDENQTRWAPGIRQRPLLQVLASSKYWLAKEPVNPFFYVLQDSVGAVKIWKNSMFLPLGFTYDTKCSEKQWEALPKDNQSIRQQMALLKTLVLAQEDLGAFTALQDNPLNNLNPQAYGPNELGQDVANRSRQVVRWSKLGQKQLQGEIALEQPAALFLSIPFDPNWQLLVNGEAQPIYRAQLGFMALPLPAGQHQIELQFSPPYWQPALLGSLLGFLIFGGLLFWQRKR; this is translated from the coding sequence ATGTCCTCTTCGCTTATTCCCCAAAAATGGCTGCCCCATAAAACCTATATCTTTTTGGGCCTGACGACTATCTTGCTTCTGCTGGCCTTTAGCGCTTTTCTCTTTGGCCCAAATCTTTTCCTCTTTAAAGATATTGGAAGCGATACGCTTAATGTGTTTTATCCCCAACTCCATCATGTAGCAGACTATCTCCAAAAAGAGGGGCTCCCTACTTGGTCTTTCCAACAAGGAATGGGGCAAAATATTCTCCCCCTTAGCCTAGGCGACCCTTTCCAATGGCCGCTCTATCTCCTCGGCCCAAAACAACTGGCCTATGGCATCGCTTGGATGGAAGCACTCAAGCTGCTTTTGGCGGCTTTCTTTTTCTTTCGCTTTTTAGGCTATAGACAGTTGGCGCCCCTGGCCCAAATGGCGGGGGGACTGGCCTTCGCTTTCTCTGGCTTTCTGCTCATCGGCGCAGGCTGGTATGTCTTCAGCACTCAAGCCGTTTTTATGGCGCTTTGCCTCTGGGGTTTCGAGCGCCTGCTGGCCAAACAAAAAGGAGAGACTTTCGGCCTTTCGGTCTTTTTCTTGGCCCTCAATATGCCTGTAGATCTCTATATTATTGGCCTCTTTGTAGGCGTTTATAGCGTTTTTCGCCTCTTGGAGTTGGGGGAGAAAGATAAAAAAGCCATTATCCAACTCTACCTCTGGCTAATGATCTGGGGAGCGGCTGGCCTACTCATGAGCTCGGTCCTCCTAATTAGTACTATTGACCAAATTCTCAACAGCCCCCGTGTGGGTGGAGAATCCGCCTTTTTTGCCCAATTGATGCAGGAAGGCTTCGGCAGTACCCAAAAGGCGGAGGCCCTGACGATCCTTGGCCGACTCTTTTCGCCCAACTTTTTCTTTGGGGCCGCCTATGAGCAGTTGCCCAATGGTCAAAATGTTCTGGCCTATAAGGGCTGGAATAATTACCTAGAGGCCCCTAGCCTCTATATCGCTCTCCCTTTGCTCTTGCTTTTGCCCCAAGCGCTCTTTTTCCAAAAGGGCAAGCAACGCTACCTGAGCTTGGCCGCCTTGATTTTACTCTTGCTCCCGCTTTTTATTCCCTTTTTCCGATATAGCATTTGGCTGTACGCAGGAAATTATTACCGCATTTACTCGCTTTTTGTGGCCACGGGCTTGCTGCTTTTGGCCCTAAAGGGACTCTCTAAGCTGTTGCAGGGGGCCAAGCCGAATATTTGGCTGCTCATTTTTAGCCTGGTCTTTTGGGCGGCTCTGCTCTATGTCCCTTTTCTATCGGCCAAAGAGGTACAGGTCGATCAGCCTTTGCAGAATCTGCTCTTTATCTTTTTGCTGGGGGGCGCGCTAGCCATTGCGGCCCTAGCCGTTGAAAAATATCGCTTGCAGGCCTTTGGTTTTCTGGCCCTGCTCTTTTTGGCCGAGCTGATTTTCTCGGCTAAGCAGGTGTATAGCAGCGACCGACAAATGATCAGCAAAGAAGAATGGTCCAAAAATATAGGCTACCAAGATGAGAGCATAGCCGCTTTGGCCAAAATTGAAGCCCAAGACTCTGGCTTTTACCGCATAGAGAAGATGTATAGTTCTAGCCCCGCTATGCACAATGGCCTCAATGATGCCAAGGTCCAAAACTTCAAGGGCTCCTCCTCTTATCACTCTTTCAACCAAAAGAATTATATCCGCTTTTTGGCCAAAACTGCAGTGATTGATCCCCAGGACGAAAACCAAACCCGCTGGGCCCCCGGCATTCGCCAACGGCCTTTGTTGCAGGTCCTAGCTAGCAGCAAGTATTGGCTGGCTAAGGAGCCTGTCAATCCTTTCTTTTATGTTTTGCAAGATAGTGTGGGGGCCGTCAAGATCTGGAAGAATAGTATGTTTCTCCCCCTAGGCTTCACTTACGATACAAAATGCTCGGAAAAGCAATGGGAGGCCCTGCCCAAGGATAATCAATCAATTAGACAACAGATGGCTTTGCTCAAAACTTTGGTGCTGGCCCAAGAGGATCTAGGGGCTTTTACTGCTCTGCAGGATAACCCCCTGAATAATCTCAACCCTCAGGCTTATGGCCCAAATGAGCTGGGCCAAGATGTCGCCAACCGAAGTCGCCAAGTCGTTCGTTGGAGTAAGTTGGGCCAAAAGCAGCTCCAAGGCGAAATAGCCTTAGAGCAGCCCGCAGCCCTCTTCCTCTCCATTCCCTTCGATCCAAATTGGCAACTTTTGGTCAATGGGGAGGCGCAGCCGATTTATCGGGCCCAACTGGGTTTTATGGCCCTTCCGCTGCCTGCAGGCCAGCACCAAATCGAATTGCAGTTTTCGCCCCCTTATTGGCAGCCCGCCCTCTTGGGGAGTTTGCTCGGCTTTCTTATCTTTGGGGGCTTGCTGTTCTGGCAAAGAAAGCGATAG
- a CDS encoding ExbD/TolR family protein gives MAERQIPEINAGSMADIAFLLLVFFLVTTTIQTDSGLQVTLPQWVDEPPEPQDKNSRNVLEVVINGANQLAVEGEPGFPVESLKEKAIRFITNNGSDPTMSDNPKAAVISLQNDDGTDYSTYLGVYNELQAAYNAIWESEAQRRFGRPYQTLEKEDRMAIREDYPKFLSEAEPTRFD, from the coding sequence ATGGCTGAAAGACAAATCCCAGAAATCAACGCAGGCTCTATGGCCGATATCGCCTTCCTGCTTTTGGTTTTCTTCCTCGTTACTACGACTATTCAAACGGATTCTGGACTACAGGTGACTCTCCCCCAATGGGTAGATGAACCCCCAGAACCTCAGGATAAAAACTCTCGTAACGTTCTAGAAGTGGTCATCAATGGGGCCAATCAGCTTGCTGTAGAAGGAGAGCCCGGCTTTCCTGTAGAAAGCCTTAAGGAAAAAGCTATCCGTTTTATCACCAACAATGGTTCTGACCCTACTATGTCAGATAACCCCAAAGCAGCTGTGATCTCGCTGCAAAATGATGATGGAACTGATTACTCTACCTACCTAGGGGTCTACAACGAACTACAAGCTGCCTATAATGCCATTTGGGAGTCAGAAGCCCAGCGCCGCTTTGGCCGCCCATACCAAACCCTCGAAAAAGAAGACCGTATGGCTATCCGTGAGGATTATCCCAAGTTCCTCTCTGAAGCGGAGCCCACTCGATTTGATTAA
- a CDS encoding outer membrane beta-barrel protein, with amino-acid sequence MRLNILCFLILWMGTLPLLAQSSDYQNRFSASIIAGVNMAQIDGDDAAGYTKPGLNLGARGTARLAPIWDLGVEILFSQQGSQSPSLQGAPRNFYLHLNNIEVPVLILLKDWEISTEDGKDSYHRMQFGAGLSYNRILNATVAINGQDDPAVIDNFRKDYVMIVADLTFYFTKNWGLNVRWQRAPMNIRKDTYFNPYMFSLRAIFTL; translated from the coding sequence ATGCGACTTAATATCTTATGCTTTCTTATCTTATGGATGGGGACCTTACCGCTTCTAGCGCAGTCTTCAGATTATCAGAATCGCTTTTCGGCTAGCATTATTGCTGGGGTAAATATGGCCCAAATAGATGGCGATGATGCCGCAGGCTATACCAAGCCCGGCCTAAACCTTGGCGCAAGAGGAACGGCCCGTTTGGCGCCTATTTGGGACCTAGGGGTAGAGATTCTTTTTTCTCAGCAAGGTAGCCAGTCGCCTTCTCTTCAGGGAGCGCCCCGCAACTTTTATCTACACCTTAATAATATAGAGGTGCCGGTCCTTATCTTACTCAAAGATTGGGAAATTTCCACAGAAGATGGCAAGGATAGCTACCACCGTATGCAGTTTGGGGCAGGCCTTTCCTATAATCGTATCCTTAATGCTACTGTAGCTATCAATGGACAAGATGACCCTGCTGTAATTGATAATTTTCGAAAGGATTATGTCATGATTGTGGCCGACCTGACCTTTTATTTTACCAAAAATTGGGGCCTCAATGTTCGCTGGCAAAGAGCCCCTATGAATATCCGCAAGGATACTTATTTTAATCCCTATATGTTTAGCCTGCGGGCTATCTTTACGCTCTAA
- a CDS encoding DUF262 domain-containing protein has product MAQQIREEDLEQQVANKRSEISTERMDLSFGELVNMYRDNELIIRPEYQRLYRWTEDQKTALIESILLAIPIPPIFVAEVEDGGWEIIDGLQRSATIISFLGHLSESENYSITTRLEDEDEAEEHVTEGGMNKWKLAKAILLPALEGYGFYDLPRKLQLNIKRAVCRVEILRSNTGRSMKFELFKRLNSGGSKLKPQEIRNAIFRTEDNGVRVADMLLELSQKDSFLRLVGNQLSAAKKQELYNQELVLRFLAYSNGRHQSISDKMEVFLDNFMQKLSKDPSFEKEPFVSNFEKVFNLLLELGDENIFKNQSGQFTPALFDGICIGVEQNFERFVDDYDALRRKIEELKEDAVFRQASGSASNSRSRTRNRLTRAVSLFSE; this is encoded by the coding sequence ATGGCTCAACAAATAAGAGAAGAAGATTTAGAACAACAAGTAGCTAATAAACGGAGTGAAATATCTACAGAAAGGATGGACCTTTCTTTTGGGGAGCTGGTTAATATGTATCGTGATAATGAACTAATCATCCGACCAGAATACCAGCGTTTGTACCGTTGGACAGAGGACCAGAAAACAGCCTTGATAGAGTCCATCTTACTGGCTATTCCTATTCCCCCTATTTTTGTAGCAGAAGTAGAAGATGGAGGTTGGGAAATCATTGATGGTTTGCAGCGGTCAGCAACCATTATTTCTTTTTTAGGGCATTTGTCAGAATCTGAAAATTATTCAATAACAACTCGTTTAGAGGATGAGGATGAAGCTGAGGAGCATGTAACTGAGGGAGGCATGAACAAATGGAAGTTAGCTAAGGCTATTTTGTTACCCGCTTTAGAAGGTTATGGGTTTTATGATTTACCCCGAAAGTTGCAGTTGAATATTAAACGAGCAGTCTGCCGAGTAGAAATACTAAGATCAAATACTGGTAGGAGTATGAAGTTTGAGCTGTTTAAGCGCTTAAACTCAGGCGGAAGTAAGTTGAAACCACAAGAAATTAGGAATGCTATTTTTCGGACAGAGGATAATGGGGTAAGGGTAGCGGATATGCTCTTAGAGTTAAGCCAGAAGGATAGTTTTCTGCGTCTAGTTGGAAACCAGCTATCTGCTGCTAAAAAACAAGAATTATATAATCAAGAGTTGGTCTTAAGGTTTTTAGCTTACTCTAATGGTAGGCATCAATCTATTAGCGATAAAATGGAGGTTTTCTTAGATAACTTCATGCAAAAGCTCTCAAAAGATCCATCTTTTGAGAAGGAGCCTTTTGTATCAAATTTTGAAAAGGTGTTTAATCTTTTGTTGGAATTAGGGGATGAGAATATTTTTAAAAATCAGAGCGGCCAGTTTACTCCTGCTTTATTTGATGGTATTTGTATAGGCGTAGAGCAAAACTTTGAACGCTTTGTAGATGACTATGATGCCCTAAGAAGAAAAATAGAGGAATTAAAAGAAGATGCAGTTTTTAGACAGGCCTCAGGCTCTGCTTCAAATTCTAGAAGTCGAACAAGAAATCGTTTGACAAGAGCAGTCTCTTTATTTAGCGAGTGA
- a CDS encoding capsule assembly Wzi family protein, whose amino-acid sequence MKALIYFLPLLLSASVWAQTSQYSPLQGPADDYLDRAQTLAPQLEGPHSSLRPFLRSDLRKLASQSPDSSYLLADNALWDSLAPAPKSFWSHFYRQKANLYALQTGDFYFSVNPLLHLQAGGERLEDGSQNLLFLNRRGLRLEGDIAKRLFFSTTLTENQAAFPRHIQNRISEFGAVPGAGFYKVYDSQLTDAPEDGVDYLLAQGHIGFQIMPYISARLGHGRHFIGDGHRSLLLSDFSNNYFYLQLDTRIWRFHYRNIFAELTQDHAPVANGLYPKKYLAAHYLDLKLSKNLQIGLFEAIVFGREQGFELQYLNPLIFYRAVEQGLGSPDNAMLGLNFRWDFLRRFAFYGQVVIDEFVFSEVFRSPSAANGGWWANKQGLQLGLKYRNVANINRLDLQLEFNTVRPYTYTFRDSSASYTHYNQPLAHPLGANFREFLAIIRYQPMPKLQLRAQCTYAFYGQDSSGSNWGSNIHLSYITREQEYGNQIGQGLATHLLYLDLLGSYQLRHNLFVDLGLSFRQEKITGLTESPQALWGRLGLRWNMLERGQDF is encoded by the coding sequence ATGAAAGCGCTCATTTATTTTCTGCCCTTGCTGCTTTCGGCCAGTGTTTGGGCCCAAACTAGCCAATATAGCCCCCTGCAGGGCCCTGCCGATGATTATTTGGACCGAGCACAGACCCTTGCCCCGCAATTGGAAGGACCACATAGCAGCCTGCGGCCCTTTTTGCGCAGCGATCTGCGCAAGCTGGCCAGCCAAAGTCCAGACTCTAGCTATCTTTTAGCCGATAATGCCCTTTGGGATAGCCTGGCCCCCGCACCCAAAAGTTTTTGGTCGCATTTCTACAGACAAAAGGCCAATCTATATGCCTTGCAAACTGGCGATTTCTATTTTTCGGTCAATCCTTTATTGCATCTGCAAGCAGGAGGGGAGCGCCTAGAAGATGGAAGCCAAAACCTGCTTTTCCTCAACCGTAGAGGCTTGCGCCTAGAGGGGGATATTGCTAAACGCTTGTTTTTTTCGACAACCCTTACCGAAAATCAGGCAGCTTTTCCCCGCCATATCCAAAACCGAATTAGTGAGTTTGGGGCAGTGCCCGGGGCGGGCTTTTATAAGGTCTATGATAGCCAACTGACCGATGCCCCAGAAGATGGGGTAGATTATCTATTGGCCCAGGGACATATTGGTTTTCAGATTATGCCCTATATCTCGGCCCGCTTGGGCCATGGCCGCCATTTTATTGGCGATGGGCACCGCTCTTTGCTCTTGTCCGATTTCTCAAACAATTATTTTTATCTGCAATTAGATACTCGCATTTGGCGCTTTCATTACCGCAATATCTTTGCAGAATTGACGCAGGATCATGCGCCTGTAGCCAATGGGCTCTATCCCAAAAAGTATTTGGCAGCGCATTATCTGGACCTCAAACTGAGCAAAAACCTACAAATTGGCTTGTTTGAGGCCATCGTTTTCGGTAGAGAGCAAGGGTTTGAGTTGCAATATCTCAATCCCCTTATTTTTTATCGGGCGGTAGAGCAAGGCCTAGGCAGCCCAGATAATGCTATGCTGGGCCTAAATTTTCGCTGGGATTTTCTGCGGCGCTTTGCCTTTTATGGACAAGTGGTCATTGATGAGTTTGTGTTTTCAGAGGTCTTCCGTTCGCCTTCTGCGGCCAATGGGGGCTGGTGGGCCAACAAACAGGGTCTGCAATTGGGCCTCAAATACCGAAATGTAGCCAATATCAATCGTCTAGATCTGCAATTGGAGTTTAATACGGTTCGTCCCTATACCTATACCTTTAGAGATAGCTCGGCTAGTTATACGCATTATAATCAGCCTTTGGCCCATCCGCTAGGGGCCAACTTTAGAGAGTTTTTGGCCATTATTCGCTATCAGCCAATGCCCAAACTGCAGCTTCGGGCCCAATGTACCTATGCCTTTTATGGGCAGGATAGCAGCGGCAGCAATTGGGGCAGCAATATCCACCTTTCCTATATTACGAGAGAACAGGAGTATGGCAACCAAATAGGGCAGGGGCTGGCCACTCATTTATTATATCTGGATCTATTGGGCAGTTATCAGCTGCGCCACAATTTATTTGTAGACCTGGGCCTATCTTTCCGCCAAGAAAAGATAACTGGTCTAACAGAAAGCCCGCAGGCGCTTTGGGGCCGCCTAGGTTTGCGTTGGAATATGCTAGAGCGAGGACAAGATTTTTAG
- a CDS encoding ExbD/TolR family protein — translation MSKFKKNKKKDAPGITTASLPDIVFMLLCFFMVVTKMRDADVKVRVRIPQATELQKLEKKSMVSHIFIGPPSPVYQAQFGSAPKIQLNDAFATPDDIMQFVNVERSAINPERHNEMTCAMKIDGEVKMGLITDVKTELRRANFRRVSYLANKRSN, via the coding sequence ATGTCTAAATTTAAGAAGAATAAAAAGAAGGATGCCCCCGGTATCACCACCGCCTCTTTACCCGATATCGTTTTTATGTTGCTCTGTTTCTTTATGGTAGTAACAAAAATGCGTGATGCAGATGTAAAGGTGCGCGTCAGAATTCCTCAAGCTACTGAACTACAAAAGCTAGAGAAAAAATCTATGGTGAGCCATATCTTCATCGGTCCTCCTTCTCCCGTTTATCAAGCTCAGTTTGGTTCGGCTCCTAAGATCCAACTCAACGATGCTTTTGCTACTCCTGATGATATCATGCAGTTTGTCAATGTAGAACGTTCGGCCATTAACCCCGAACGCCACAACGAAATGACTTGTGCCATGAAAATTGATGGGGAAGTGAAAATGGGACTCATCACCGATGTAAAAACAGAGCTGCGTAGAGCCAACTTCCGCCGAGTAAGCTATTTGGCCAACAAACGCTCTAACTAG
- a CDS encoding MAE_28990/MAE_18760 family HEPN-like nuclease produces MTIDDFKQTTEILLDSYLKLFREIEDISFIKPTRGAFKEVQQNILSQQSIAMLYAAWEGFFQNLLAEYISFLNQEMISVKVELFDLLDSIVVRHLEDQVSQLVNSPQRIAQKIRFYQKFETTVTATQLG; encoded by the coding sequence ATGACAATAGACGATTTTAAGCAAACGACTGAAATCTTACTAGATAGTTATTTGAAGCTATTTAGAGAAATTGAAGATATTTCATTTATTAAGCCTACTAGGGGAGCGTTCAAAGAAGTTCAGCAAAATATACTTTCTCAGCAATCTATAGCTATGCTCTATGCTGCTTGGGAAGGTTTTTTTCAAAATTTACTTGCAGAATATATTTCCTTCTTAAATCAAGAAATGATAAGCGTGAAGGTGGAATTATTTGATCTTTTAGATAGCATTGTTGTCCGTCATCTTGAAGATCAGGTTAGCCAATTGGTTAATTCTCCTCAAAGAATAGCTCAGAAAATTAGATTCTACCAAAAATTTGAAACTACTGTTACAGCGACCCAATTAGGTTAA
- a CDS encoding MotA/TolQ/ExbB proton channel family protein, which translates to MKRLFALLLVLVLGATISTTALYAQDPPADNDGDPTEQVEEGTPEEGADTAATLEETPEAAPEETGADVETADAETEKVTFYQQIKKYYIDGGWEFMTFVLVCLILGLAVAIERIITLSLATINTKKLLTKIEDHVRANDIAGAHELCKATPGPTAEVLGEGLRRVDNGLDAVEKAIVSNGSVQMGLLEKGLVWLALFIALAPMLGFMGTVIGMISAFDAIEAAGDIRPSDVAGGIKVALLTTVFGLITAIILQIFYNLITNKVDSLSNKMEDATISMIDILLDNGYNNNGKEA; encoded by the coding sequence ATGAAAAGATTGTTTGCTTTGTTGCTTGTGCTTGTTTTGGGAGCAACGATTTCAACCACGGCGCTTTATGCCCAAGATCCTCCCGCTGATAACGACGGCGACCCTACTGAACAAGTAGAAGAAGGAACTCCAGAAGAGGGAGCCGATACTGCTGCTACTCTTGAAGAAACTCCTGAAGCCGCCCCCGAAGAAACGGGCGCTGATGTAGAAACTGCAGATGCTGAAACTGAGAAAGTAACTTTCTACCAGCAAATTAAGAAATACTATATTGATGGAGGTTGGGAATTCATGACCTTCGTATTGGTTTGTTTGATCCTTGGTTTGGCTGTAGCTATTGAGCGTATCATCACGCTTAGCTTGGCCACTATCAACACCAAAAAGTTGTTGACCAAAATTGAGGACCATGTTCGCGCCAACGATATTGCAGGTGCTCACGAGCTTTGCAAAGCTACTCCTGGCCCCACCGCCGAAGTACTCGGAGAAGGCCTCCGCCGCGTAGATAACGGCCTAGACGCTGTAGAAAAAGCCATCGTTTCTAACGGTAGCGTACAAATGGGCCTCCTAGAAAAAGGCTTGGTTTGGTTGGCGCTATTTATCGCTCTTGCTCCCATGTTGGGCTTTATGGGTACGGTAATCGGTATGATCTCAGCCTTTGATGCGATCGAAGCCGCTGGTGATATCCGCCCCTCTGATGTAGCAGGTGGTATTAAAGTAGCCCTTTTGACTACCGTATTCGGTCTGATCACAGCGATTATCCTTCAGATTTTCTACAACTTGATTACCAACAAAGTAGACTCTCTATCTAACAAAATGGAAGATGCTACAATCTCTATGATTGACATCCTCCTAGATAACGGCTACAACAATAATGGCAAAGAAGCCTAA
- the hppD gene encoding 4-hydroxyphenylpyruvate dioxygenase encodes MNQDAMPLLGTDHVEFYVGNAKQSAHYYQTAFGYKLVAYRGLETGDKELCTYVLEQGKIRLLLTSALVPDHPVAEHVKKHGDGVKTLALWVDDAENAYKVALERGAKSAFEPKTLSDEDGEVKLAGIYTYGETVHTFVERKNYKGAFMPGYMAKESPMKIQPVGLKYIDHCVGNVGWGEMNKWVEYYQKVMGFNLLITFDDNDISTEYTALMSKVVSNGNGYVKFPINEPAEGRKKSQIEEYIDFYQGGGVQHIAVATDNIIETVSQLRANGVDFLYVPDNYYDTVLDRVGKIEEDLEELKKLNILIDRDEDGYLLQIFTKPVQDRPTVFYEIIQRCGAQSFGKGNFKALFEAIEREQELRGTL; translated from the coding sequence ATGAACCAAGATGCAATGCCCCTGTTGGGGACCGATCATGTGGAGTTTTATGTGGGAAATGCCAAGCAATCGGCCCACTATTATCAAACGGCTTTTGGCTATAAGTTGGTGGCTTATAGAGGGTTGGAGACTGGCGATAAGGAGCTTTGTACCTATGTATTGGAGCAGGGCAAAATCCGCTTGCTTTTGACTTCGGCTCTAGTGCCCGATCATCCCGTGGCGGAGCATGTGAAAAAGCATGGCGATGGGGTGAAAACCTTGGCCCTTTGGGTAGATGATGCAGAAAATGCCTATAAAGTGGCCCTAGAAAGAGGGGCAAAATCGGCTTTTGAGCCTAAAACTTTGAGCGATGAAGATGGAGAAGTGAAGCTAGCCGGTATTTATACTTATGGCGAAACCGTGCACACTTTTGTCGAGCGCAAAAATTATAAGGGCGCATTTATGCCGGGCTATATGGCCAAAGAAAGCCCTATGAAAATCCAGCCTGTCGGCCTAAAATATATTGACCATTGCGTAGGCAATGTCGGTTGGGGCGAGATGAATAAATGGGTAGAATACTACCAAAAAGTGATGGGCTTTAACCTCCTGATTACCTTTGATGATAATGATATTTCTACCGAGTATACGGCCCTAATGAGTAAGGTGGTATCTAATGGAAACGGCTATGTGAAGTTTCCGATTAACGAGCCCGCCGAAGGCCGTAAGAAGTCGCAAATTGAGGAGTACATTGACTTTTATCAGGGCGGTGGCGTGCAACATATTGCCGTGGCTACCGACAATATCATTGAGACCGTTAGTCAGTTGAGAGCCAATGGGGTAGACTTCCTTTATGTGCCCGATAATTACTATGATACGGTCTTGGATCGGGTAGGCAAAATTGAAGAGGATTTGGAAGAGTTGAAAAAACTCAATATTTTGATCGACCGAGATGAAGATGGCTATTTGCTACAGATTTTTACTAAGCCGGTACAGGATCGCCCCACCGTTTTCTATGAAATCATTCAGCGTTGTGGCGCCCAATCTTTTGGCAAAGGAAACTTCAAGGCCTTGTTTGAAGCCATCGAGCGGGAGCAAGAGCTAAGAGGAACCCTTTAA
- a CDS encoding MAE_28990/MAE_18760 family HEPN-like nuclease, producing the protein MRLNTIINTNSNLGFKVMNDRLILFGIEKFSKVHKGLSGARHFLERDLKSLLDSRNRIAHGVEVLTASKIDQKDYNDYKLLLGDLMAEIIERMLVALNNKTYLKS; encoded by the coding sequence ATTAGGTTAAACACTATAATTAACACAAATAGTAATTTGGGATTTAAGGTCATGAATGATCGCTTGATTTTATTTGGTATTGAAAAGTTTTCAAAGGTCCATAAAGGTTTATCAGGAGCCAGACATTTTTTGGAAAGAGACCTAAAGAGTTTGTTAGACAGTCGAAATCGTATAGCACATGGAGTTGAGGTACTTACAGCTTCTAAAATCGATCAGAAAGACTATAACGATTACAAGCTATTATTAGGTGATTTAATGGCTGAAATAATTGAAAGAATGCTTGTAGCACTTAATAATAAAACATATTTAAAGTCCTAA